The following proteins are encoded in a genomic region of Magnolia sinica isolate HGM2019 chromosome 1, MsV1, whole genome shotgun sequence:
- the LOC131218894 gene encoding wall-associated receptor kinase 3-like isoform X1, with the protein MRTLTVSVLPLLLLFSFCLQSNGKELPTNCTPDCGGINITYPFGIEAGCYLEGFKVTCNDLVDPPVLILDRVQLPIQKIELPEKVILLIKGKMAADGNSTDIDATGKCFYSSCNTSNAECINLESPFTVSGRWTKFVALGCDTKAYINTTNFVSGCECQWNRGLNGNTVQGGLGHCRSMIPDGQTQFCYNVTNFFNYSKSVCSTKYSFAGLVEAEYHLNESTLQNFTNITVPEYQLGLPLAVEWAIEDPEEIGSKCGMHTFHNKSRRGSGYVCYCNYSRDGNPYLDGVGGCQPPGSNKDKDPGLIYALAGLGLAVSLLGASWSYGSFLEKKLAVIRHETFIQNGGPILQNFINQASNAAPVLPTGAESGLSQAASTGLAPPTTGTESALSTQALPPPTGSESALVNAAPSDQNPQIFNQENLEKAIKLLKKGSDLVMRIRQGRRSTGRLPDDRKIDMRPFKMEEKEERQPFLKEIMTLCRVKHLNVVKLLGCCLETKPDQWLVYEYVSDLTLYDYLHANADPETQLRWKDLLKIAKGTARALADLHAISVWHRDVRSSNILLDENGNPKVVEFGVARVLSSVSYVNQTIGYLDPEYTHTKQLTEKSDVYSFGVVLVELLTGQDPNSDESKKKGGSLTMHFISEMNQNRLEFVVQDGLPEEAGMDQLQELAKLAEDCLKFSGKERPAMNEVMGRLCLIGDGDEQGADGAPEQGGEGEEENGEDGNGPDPGEIYSKVQETVGGEGSSMTVDTFTQFLG; encoded by the exons ATGAGAACCCTAACTGTTTCTGTTCTTCCATTGCTTCTTCTCTTCAGCTTCTGCTTACAATCCAATGGAAAAGAACTGCCCACCAATTGCACCCCCGACTGCGGCGGCATCAACATCACTTACCCATTTGGAATTGAAGCAGGTTGTTATCTTGAAGGTTTCAAGGTCACCTGCAATGACTTGGTCGACCCACCGGTTCTGATCCTCGACCGAGTCCAGCTACCGATTCAGAAAATCGAGCTCCCAGAAAAAGTAATCCTACTCATTAAAGGAAAGATGGCCGCAGACGGGAACTCCACGGACATAGATGCTACAGGGAAATGCTTTTATTCTTCTTGCAACACATCCAATGCGGAGTGCATCAATCTGGAATCGCCTTTCACGGTATCGGGCCGGTGGACTAAATTCGTGGCCTTAGGCTGCGACACCAAGGCCTACATCAACACCACTAACTTCGTTAGCGGTTGCGAGTGTCAGTGGAATCGTGGTTTGAACGGGAACACTGTGCAAGGCGGGCTCGGCCACTGCCGGAGCATGATACCCGACGGCCAGACCCAGTTCTGCTACAACGTTACGAATTTCTTCAATTACAGCAAAAGCGTATGCTCGACCAAGTACAGCTTTGCGGGGTTGGTAGAGGCCGAGTACCATTTAAACGAGTCGACCCTCCAGAACTTCACCAACATAACGGTTCCCGAATATCAGTTGGGTCTTCCGTTGGCCGTTGAATGGGCCATCGAGGACCCAGAAGAGATTGGAAGCAAGTGCGGTATGCATACCTTCCACAATAAGTCCAGGAGGGGCTCTGGCTATGTTTGCTACTGTAACTATAGTCGTGATGGGAATCCTTATCTCGACGGGGTGGGAGGATGTCAACCTCCAG GTAGCAATAAAGATAAAGACCCGGGATTAATATACGCTTTAG CTGGTTTAGGACTGGCGGTGAGCCTTCTAGGAGCATCGTGGTCATATGGCTCTTTCCTTGAAAAGAAGCTCGCTGTAATCAGGCATGAGACCTTCATCCAAAATGGAGGTCCTATCTTGCAAAACTTCATCAATCAAGCTAGTAATGCTGCTCCTGTTCTCCCAACTGGAGCAGAGTCGGGGTTATCACAAGCTGCTAGTACTGGTCTTGCTCCTCCCACCACTGGAACAGAGTCGGCGTTGTCGACCCAAGCTCTCCCTCCTCCCACTGGATCAGAGTCGGCGTTGGTCAATGCTGCTCCGAGtgatcaaaatccccaaatcttcaATCAAGAAAACCTCGAGAAAGCAATCAAACTCCTCAAGAAGGGCTCCGACCTTGTTATGAGGATACGTCAAGGTAGAAGGTCTACAGGTAGGCTTCCTGATGATAGGAAGATTGATATGAGGCCATTCAAGATGGAGGAAAAGGAGGAGCGCCAACCGTTCCTGAAGGAGATAATGACTCTTTGCCGTGTCAAACATTTGAACGTAGTGAAGCTCTTGGGCTGTTGCTTGGAGACCAAACCTGATCAGTGGTTAGTCTATGAGTACGTCTCTGACCTCACTCTCTACGACTATCTCCATGCGAATGCAGATCCCGAAACTCAATTGCGGTGGAAAGACCTCTTGAAGATTGCCAAAGGAACGGCAAGGGCACTTGCCGATTTGCATGCAATCAGTGTCTGGCATAGGGATGTGAGGTCATCAAACATACTCTTGGATGAAAATGGCAACCCCAAAGTAGTCGAATTTGGAGTGGCGAGGGTGTTGTCGAGCGTGTCGTATGTAAATCAGACGATTGGGTATCTGGATCCTGAGTATACTCACACAAAGCAGCTGACGGAGAAGAGTGATGTGTATAGCTTTGGCGTTGTACTAGTCGAGCTCTTAACGGGGCAGGACCCCAACTCAGACGAGAGCAAGAAAAAGGGTGGTAGCCTTACTATGCATTTCATTTCCGAGATGAATCAGAATCGTCTAGAGTTCGTTGTCCAGGATGGTCTCCCGGAAGAAGCAGGGATGGATCAGTTGCAAGAACTTGCGAAGCTTGCAGAGGATTGCCTCAAGTTCAGTGGGAAGGAAAGGCCGGCCATGAACGAGGTGATGGGAAGGTTGTGTTTGATTGGAGATGGAGATGAGCAAGGGGCAGACGGGGCGCCTGAACAAGGTGGTGAGGGGGAAGAAGAGAACGGTGAGGATGGCAATGGGCCGGATCCGGGCGAAATATATTCGAAAGTGCAAGAAACAGTAGGTGGTGAAGGATCATCGATGACCGTGGACACCTTCACGCAATTCTTGGGGTGA